The Candidatus Poribacteria bacterium genome contains a region encoding:
- a CDS encoding ABC transporter permease, producing MLTTLIQKEIMHHILSVRFAALLLMCVLLIPLTLSINYRRYSQNLTDYQESVKRTRAEASKNPPNATDPNTEVSKFFLKPTPLSVFANGLEEALPTYLGMTRNGVRQGSAGVSQASVAYALGNLDFLFIVGTVFSLLALLFTCDAVAGEKEAGTLRINLSNPLPRDVFLWSKLIGGYIVFVVPFLVSFLLGLLLLVGQGFPLGELNVALPVLGLTLVSLLYIAVFFAIGVAISTYLDNSKTALIVAFTFWVFAVLIAPRGAFVVAKLVAPTRTQQTVYMEKTALRNNLTKDKEEKISEKMALAFANEDGTIGINLSNPETQKKMDKLRGPIDEQFRLEFQNQAGKIDRDYQREQFRQEQIGEMLSRIAPTSSLTYFAMNLTQTGKLKRDTYFQTGERYYDQLDDSYFSEISGDVLAQFMQLARQSEHDSSESETEKILPPPTLIEPTLSDTVRRSAVDVLLLGFFALAFTAVAFLKFFRSDI from the coding sequence GTGTTAACGACATTGATTCAAAAAGAAATCATGCATCACATTCTCAGCGTCCGGTTCGCCGCGCTCTTATTAATGTGCGTGCTGCTCATCCCGCTCACCCTTTCGATCAATTATCGTAGGTATAGCCAGAACTTAACGGATTATCAAGAGTCGGTAAAACGTACACGGGCAGAAGCATCGAAAAATCCACCGAATGCCACAGACCCAAACACGGAAGTTTCCAAATTCTTCCTTAAGCCCACGCCGCTAAGCGTCTTCGCGAACGGTTTAGAGGAAGCCCTGCCGACCTATCTTGGCATGACGCGTAACGGTGTGCGACAAGGTTCAGCAGGGGTTTCACAGGCATCCGTGGCGTATGCACTCGGGAACCTTGACTTCCTGTTTATTGTGGGGACGGTTTTCAGTCTGTTGGCACTTCTGTTTACGTGTGATGCGGTTGCGGGGGAAAAAGAGGCAGGCACGCTTCGGATAAACCTATCAAATCCGCTGCCGAGAGATGTGTTTCTGTGGAGCAAGCTGATCGGTGGATACATTGTGTTCGTTGTTCCATTTTTGGTATCCTTCCTCTTGGGATTACTCCTGCTCGTCGGGCAGGGATTCCCTTTAGGTGAACTCAATGTTGCGCTGCCTGTGCTGGGTCTGACACTTGTCTCGCTCCTCTATATTGCAGTCTTTTTTGCAATAGGTGTCGCAATTTCAACGTATCTTGACAACTCCAAGACTGCGCTGATTGTGGCTTTTACGTTTTGGGTGTTTGCGGTGCTCATTGCGCCACGTGGCGCGTTTGTCGTCGCGAAACTCGTCGCTCCCACCCGGACACAACAGACTGTTTATATGGAGAAAACCGCACTTCGTAATAACCTGACAAAAGATAAGGAAGAGAAGATTTCGGAAAAAATGGCTTTAGCTTTCGCGAACGAGGATGGCACTATCGGTATCAACCTAAGCAATCCAGAGACGCAAAAAAAGATGGATAAACTCAGGGGACCGATTGATGAACAGTTTCGACTGGAGTTTCAGAACCAAGCCGGTAAAATTGACAGGGACTATCAGCGCGAACAGTTTCGGCAAGAGCAGATTGGTGAGATGCTTTCCCGGATCGCGCCAACGTCTTCACTCACCTATTTTGCGATGAACCTCACCCAAACCGGCAAGTTGAAAAGGGACACCTACTTTCAAACGGGTGAGCGATACTACGATCAACTCGATGATTCGTATTTCAGCGAAATTTCAGGCGACGTGCTTGCACAGTTTATGCAGTTGGCAAGGCAGTCAGAGCATGATTCTTCTGAATCGGAAACAGAGAAAATCTTACCGCCTCCAACGCTGATAGAACCCACTTTATCGGACACAGTGCGTCGCTCTGCGGTGGATGTGCTCTTACTCGGTTTTTTTGCCTTAGCGTTTACAGCGGTGGCGTTCTTGAAGTTCTTCCGCTCCGATATCTGA